The Flavobacteriaceae bacterium 3519-10 genome includes a window with the following:
- a CDS encoding glycosyl hydrolase, BNR repeat protein has protein sequence MKLKFIIGVGFTVASLYLNAQVAESDTKNDAKVNKTYLKHIKEIVSSYQKSVQYAKENNQKPPDEYYLHDYIATMDPETGTVNNRNYVLLEEEVRAGKYSPKKELKIFGGVKSSTAKDGITNQWVERGPYSVGGRVRGIMFDPNDATGKKVWAGGVSGGLWFNNDITDSNSEWTLVDAFWSNTTVSCITSDPNNPQIFYVGTGEVETGDFSGLGIWKTTNGGATWTQIFTLESGYTGNVKRGMYNIPTIKVVNNNGMSEVYAGVAGSYFGDTMTFGGLYEAGLYKSTDGTNFTLLSSLLTTPTRGYDIQDIEVGADNAIWVSTRASRFSGSTSGGKIFKSNDHGATFNSVYDVGNSGARVMVEVSETNPLKAYALMQGANTAEPVRIAKTVDGGTTWISTNVLLSGITLPDPIDTGQPNNDFTRGQAFYDLVIETDPANDEHVYVGGIDSYKSTTGGLTWTQFTKWSNNNLLGTTPISLVHADQHALVFNPKNPDQFVMGNDGGVFFAADKNSLASGSAVRMRNNRFNITQFYHGTLNPTATTASEQMILGAQDNGTQQLADAAMPNNFYNSSVVYGGDGAYTAFDDQDKYLIASYVYNYHYLFNGVGQYNLLSVASQRDAGQFINPLAVDRNLDIAYTNATANTTSVTLNRITGLATLPFAPTRTQHNIASVTAGENISDILASPYSTTSTTLFIGLSSGKLFKVTNADTTPVTSLFSFNFGGYISDIKLGASESEIMVTVSNFNKTSVFYSTDGGTNFVSKEGNLPDIPVKAVFMNPEDNNEVILGTYFGVWGTSDFQAATPTWALYSNGLGKFKVNHFDYRPLDKTILAVTYGRGAFTTKIDDVVLSTDGAQHNLLANHVYPNPTRGPLSVKFDARKGNAANIEIFDASGKLVYTKKNVKSEEEFNIESLPKGNYVLKANQNGSMFYSSVIIRK, from the coding sequence ATGAAGCTCAAATTTATTATTGGAGTCGGTTTCACTGTTGCTTCACTGTACCTTAATGCACAGGTTGCGGAAAGCGATACAAAAAACGACGCGAAAGTCAACAAAACGTACCTTAAGCACATTAAGGAGATTGTAAGTTCTTACCAGAAAAGCGTTCAGTACGCTAAAGAGAACAATCAGAAGCCACCTGACGAATACTACCTGCACGATTATATAGCGACGATGGATCCGGAAACCGGAACTGTAAACAACCGTAATTATGTGCTGCTGGAGGAAGAAGTTCGTGCAGGAAAGTATTCACCTAAAAAGGAATTGAAAATCTTCGGGGGTGTAAAAAGTTCAACAGCGAAAGACGGTATCACCAACCAATGGGTCGAAAGAGGCCCCTACTCAGTGGGCGGCAGAGTCCGCGGAATTATGTTCGATCCCAATGATGCAACCGGCAAAAAAGTATGGGCCGGTGGAGTATCCGGCGGTTTATGGTTTAATAATGACATCACAGATTCCAATTCGGAATGGACACTTGTAGATGCTTTTTGGTCGAACACCACGGTTTCCTGCATCACCTCTGACCCTAATAATCCTCAGATATTTTATGTAGGCACCGGCGAAGTAGAAACCGGAGATTTCAGCGGCTTAGGAATCTGGAAAACCACAAACGGCGGCGCAACCTGGACGCAGATCTTTACCTTAGAAAGCGGTTATACAGGAAACGTAAAAAGAGGAATGTATAATATCCCGACCATCAAAGTGGTGAATAACAACGGTATGTCCGAAGTGTACGCCGGCGTTGCGGGATCTTATTTCGGAGATACGATGACCTTTGGAGGTCTTTACGAAGCTGGTTTATACAAATCTACAGACGGAACAAATTTCACGTTGCTCAGCAGTCTGCTCACCACGCCTACGCGGGGTTACGACATTCAGGATATTGAAGTGGGCGCCGACAATGCTATTTGGGTCTCTACCAGAGCAAGCCGTTTTAGTGGCTCCACCTCAGGGGGAAAAATATTTAAATCTAATGATCACGGAGCTACATTTAACAGTGTGTACGATGTAGGAAACTCGGGTGCAAGAGTAATGGTTGAAGTTTCCGAAACCAATCCGCTGAAGGCTTATGCATTGATGCAGGGCGCAAATACCGCCGAACCTGTCCGCATAGCTAAAACGGTGGATGGCGGAACAACCTGGATTTCTACCAACGTATTACTTTCCGGAATTACACTCCCCGACCCTATCGACACCGGCCAGCCCAATAACGACTTTACCCGTGGTCAGGCTTTCTATGACCTTGTGATTGAAACCGATCCGGCAAACGACGAACATGTTTATGTTGGCGGAATTGATTCGTACAAAAGCACGACGGGCGGTTTAACATGGACACAGTTCACCAAATGGTCAAATAATAATTTACTCGGAACCACACCAATTTCGCTGGTTCACGCAGATCAGCACGCGCTTGTATTTAATCCTAAAAATCCAGATCAGTTTGTGATGGGAAATGACGGTGGTGTATTTTTCGCCGCGGATAAAAACAGTTTAGCGAGTGGCAGTGCGGTAAGGATGCGAAATAACAGATTTAATATTACGCAATTCTACCACGGAACCCTAAACCCAACTGCCACCACCGCGTCGGAGCAGATGATTTTAGGTGCTCAGGACAACGGAACCCAGCAGCTCGCTGATGCCGCGATGCCTAACAATTTCTACAACTCATCGGTTGTATATGGTGGAGATGGCGCGTACACTGCATTTGATGATCAGGATAAATATTTAATCGCGTCTTACGTTTATAATTACCATTATCTTTTTAACGGAGTCGGACAGTATAACCTTTTGTCCGTGGCGTCTCAGAGAGATGCAGGCCAGTTCATCAATCCACTTGCTGTGGACAGAAATCTGGATATTGCCTATACAAATGCAACGGCTAACACCACCTCTGTAACTCTGAACCGAATCACGGGTCTCGCCACATTACCGTTTGCACCTACAAGAACTCAGCACAATATTGCGAGCGTGACCGCAGGTGAAAACATTTCCGATATTCTGGCGTCGCCTTATTCAACAACAAGTACAACGCTGTTTATAGGTCTTTCTTCAGGTAAATTATTCAAAGTTACCAATGCCGATACCACACCGGTAACCAGCCTCTTCAGTTTTAATTTTGGAGGTTATATTTCCGATATTAAACTCGGCGCGTCTGAAAGCGAAATCATGGTGACGGTTTCTAATTTTAACAAGACCAGCGTTTTCTACAGTACAGACGGGGGCACAAATTTCGTGTCGAAAGAAGGTAACCTTCCTGATATTCCGGTGAAAGCAGTTTTCATGAATCCTGAAGACAATAATGAAGTGATTCTGGGAACTTACTTTGGTGTTTGGGGCACGTCAGATTTCCAGGCGGCCACCCCAACGTGGGCATTGTATTCTAATGGTTTAGGTAAATTTAAAGTCAATCATTTTGATTATCGCCCGCTTGATAAAACCATTCTTGCTGTAACGTACGGCCGCGGCGCATTTACCACTAAAATCGACGATGTAGTACTCTCCACGGATGGCGCACAGCACAATCTGCTCGCGAATCACGTGTATCCAAACCCAACACGCGGACCTCTTTCGGTGAAGTTTGATGCCAGGAAAGGCAATGCGGCAAATATTGAAATATTTGATGCATCTGGAAAACTGGTTTATACAAAGAAAAACGTAAAATCGGAAGAAGAGTTTAACATCGAAAGCCTGCCTAAGGGAAATTACGTACTTAAAGCAAACCAAAACGGAAGCATGTTTTACTCATCGGTAATCATCAGAAAATAA
- a CDS encoding Thiol peroxidase, Tpx-type — translation MAEITLKGNAVQTIGQLPEIGLSVRDFALVNDKLEVKTLADYDGKKKIFNIFPSIDTGICAESARKFNEKAGELDNTVVINVSKDLPFALGRFCAAEGLDHVESLSDFRGTFGDDYGVTMMDSPMKGLLSRAVIVTDETGKVIYKEQVPEIAQEPNYDNALNALA, via the coding sequence ATGGCAGAAATTACATTAAAAGGAAATGCAGTACAGACCATCGGGCAACTTCCAGAAATTGGATTGAGCGTGAGAGATTTCGCACTGGTTAACGATAAACTTGAGGTGAAAACGCTTGCAGATTACGATGGAAAGAAAAAAATCTTCAATATTTTTCCGAGTATCGATACCGGCATCTGTGCCGAGTCTGCGCGGAAATTCAACGAAAAAGCCGGTGAACTGGATAATACGGTAGTAATTAACGTTTCCAAAGACCTGCCTTTTGCACTCGGAAGATTCTGTGCGGCGGAAGGGTTGGATCATGTAGAGAGTCTGTCTGATTTTCGCGGTACATTCGGTGATGATTATGGTGTCACGATGATGGACTCGCCGATGAAAGGCTTGCTGAGCAGAGCCGTGATTGTAACCGATGAAACAGGAAAGGTAATCTATAAAGAACAGGTGCCGGAAATTGCACAGGAACCTAACTACGATAATGCCCTCAATGCTCTGGCATAA
- a CDS encoding TonB-dependent outer membrane receptor, with protein sequence MKIKYIFIVLLSTSGWANAQETEKNIEAVDIHARNKVSKEREEFKRHAQSTEIISEYEINRNNPAFIEQSLNTMAGVQVEKRTQVGGQRIILRGYGNDQKFNSWGVKMYLNNIPITGADGVTVLDDVNFGLIDHIEVIKGPAATLYGGGSGGAVRFYVRPENKKGSSVAEQFTTGSFGLFQSSTTLTNVGDNHSITANYSHFGSDGYRPHGKSIKNFYTVNGEFKLNTKQKITLFASHGNSLEQVSGQISYDDYYNGIDNGNNAYIRRNAKTKFITSRVGIGHIWDLSPNLKNNTTLFYSGTTSDRIAAGASETYSAPNYGLRSVFNYTKDWEDFKSQSEFGLEIQQSRSLISNYRFKSVKSTEAPVLRPAYDGSYFKYINRQSSFFAVEKMTYKPWELMFLAGISLNQISYDREDLFAMPGLFMINGTDMYNKNLSFSKKFDLVATPHFALQKSWRNQIFNLSYSEGYNAPTSATAFIAGLSKTNDNLKAERAKMWDFSIQGLFADTAIDYQFSVFSINIEDKLTQLRATLANAENTAYSYWANTGNQQNRGLEMSFGYVYKPRNSFVTNIQPFVSYTYSDFKYTSFNTYLKEHDSPAAVMNYDQNIVPGVPKNRLALGFDIETKAGLYLQNTYNYMGSVYTDFANSNEVKSFGLFNSKIGYKRSFSRFEFDIFAIGNNLTNQINYTFLFYGNSINDTDQDNQYNDPSVYTDVNPGPSKAYFFTGFNAKYNF encoded by the coding sequence ATGAAAATAAAGTACATATTCATAGTTCTTTTATCCACTTCCGGCTGGGCAAATGCACAGGAAACCGAAAAAAATATTGAAGCAGTAGATATCCATGCCCGCAATAAGGTATCGAAAGAAAGGGAAGAGTTTAAACGGCACGCCCAATCGACGGAAATTATTTCTGAGTATGAAATCAATCGCAATAATCCCGCATTTATTGAGCAAAGCCTCAATACGATGGCCGGCGTGCAGGTTGAAAAAAGAACGCAGGTCGGCGGGCAGCGCATCATTTTGCGGGGTTACGGAAACGACCAGAAATTCAACAGTTGGGGCGTGAAAATGTATTTAAACAACATTCCGATCACCGGTGCAGATGGCGTTACGGTCTTAGATGACGTTAATTTTGGTCTTATCGATCACATTGAAGTTATAAAAGGTCCCGCAGCGACCCTGTACGGCGGCGGTTCCGGAGGTGCAGTGCGGTTTTATGTAAGGCCTGAAAACAAAAAAGGAAGTTCCGTTGCCGAACAGTTCACAACCGGCTCTTTCGGACTGTTTCAGTCTTCAACCACGCTTACAAACGTCGGCGATAACCACTCCATAACCGCAAACTACAGCCATTTTGGGAGCGACGGCTATCGGCCGCACGGCAAAAGCATCAAGAATTTCTATACGGTTAACGGTGAATTTAAACTCAACACCAAACAGAAAATTACGCTTTTCGCGTCGCACGGTAATTCACTGGAGCAGGTATCGGGGCAGATTTCTTATGATGATTATTACAACGGCATCGATAACGGAAATAATGCCTACATCAGGAGAAACGCCAAAACGAAATTTATCACTTCGCGGGTCGGCATTGGACATATCTGGGATTTGAGCCCGAACTTAAAAAACAACACAACCCTGTTTTACAGCGGCACCACAAGCGACCGAATTGCGGCAGGTGCATCCGAAACCTATTCTGCGCCAAATTATGGCTTGAGGTCCGTATTTAATTATACCAAAGACTGGGAAGATTTTAAAAGCCAAAGCGAGTTCGGTCTCGAAATTCAGCAGTCACGGTCATTAATTTCAAACTACCGCTTCAAAAGTGTGAAAAGCACAGAAGCGCCCGTGCTGCGGCCTGCTTACGACGGTTCTTACTTTAAATACATCAACCGTCAGAGCAGCTTTTTCGCTGTAGAAAAAATGACTTATAAACCCTGGGAACTGATGTTTCTCGCAGGAATAAGCCTGAACCAGATCAGTTATGACCGCGAAGATCTTTTCGCAATGCCAGGCCTGTTCATGATAAACGGAACCGACATGTACAACAAAAACCTGTCGTTCAGCAAAAAATTTGATCTGGTGGCTACACCCCATTTTGCGTTGCAGAAAAGCTGGCGAAACCAGATTTTCAACTTAAGTTACAGCGAAGGATACAATGCGCCAACGTCTGCCACCGCATTTATCGCCGGTCTGAGTAAAACCAACGACAATCTAAAAGCCGAACGAGCGAAGATGTGGGATTTCAGTATTCAGGGACTTTTTGCAGATACCGCTATCGATTACCAGTTTTCCGTTTTCAGTATTAATATTGAGGATAAACTCACTCAACTTCGGGCCACGCTGGCCAATGCCGAAAATACTGCTTACTCTTACTGGGCAAACACCGGCAACCAGCAAAACAGGGGTTTGGAAATGAGTTTTGGATATGTGTATAAACCCCGAAATTCTTTCGTAACGAATATCCAGCCTTTCGTGAGTTACACCTACAGCGACTTTAAATATACTAGCTTCAATACCTATCTTAAAGAGCACGATTCGCCGGCTGCTGTGATGAATTATGATCAGAACATCGTGCCCGGCGTCCCTAAAAACAGGCTTGCCCTCGGATTCGATATTGAAACAAAAGCCGGACTATATCTACAGAATACGTACAATTATATGGGAAGTGTGTACACCGATTTTGCTAACAGCAATGAGGTTAAAAGTTTCGGTTTGTTCAATTCAAAGATTGGTTACAAACGCAGTTTCAGCCGTTTTGAGTTCGATATCTTCGCGATTGGGAATAACTTAACCAACCAGATTAACTATACATTTCTCTTTTACGGAAACAGCATCAACGATACCGATCAGGACAATCAGTACAACGATCCATCGGTTTACACGGACGTAAATCCCGGCCCAAGCAAAGCGTATTTCTTTACAGGTTTTAATGCGAAATATAACTTTTAA
- a CDS encoding Ribosomal large subunit pseudouridine synthase B codes for MSRDRNSNDKPKKQRISKISNSGSSRPAASRARAPKKEKPEDQKPAKEAKAREPRLLSQSEAKSYEKTFDRPVSRKPAGKRTGKSFDKSAKFVKGDGSARPTKLFKNYERPQDDGEKTRSYVQKRRLEKLSKEVPKETIRLNKYIANSGICSRREADELITQGLVQVNGAVVTEMGYQVQKTDKVIFDGQGITPEKPVYVLLNKPKGYISTTKDEKARKTVMDLVANASPYRVFPVGRLDRSTTGVILLTNDGHMTKKLTHPSFNMKKIYHVTLDRKLDRADLNAIAEGVRLEEGVAEVDSISYIEGKPKNEVGIEIHIGWNRVVRRIFQRLGYEVEALDRVMFAGLTKKNIKRGHWRILTELEVNNLKMM; via the coding sequence ATGAGCCGAGACAGAAACAGCAACGATAAACCGAAAAAACAAAGAATTTCAAAAATTTCCAATTCAGGAAGTTCACGGCCAGCTGCTTCACGGGCACGCGCTCCAAAGAAGGAAAAGCCTGAAGATCAAAAACCTGCCAAAGAAGCTAAGGCAAGAGAACCAAGGCTGTTGTCACAGTCTGAGGCGAAGTCTTATGAAAAGACTTTCGACCGACCGGTTTCCCGCAAGCCCGCAGGAAAAAGAACCGGAAAATCATTTGATAAAAGTGCTAAATTCGTAAAAGGCGATGGCAGCGCGCGTCCCACGAAACTTTTCAAAAATTACGAAAGACCTCAGGATGATGGTGAAAAAACCAGATCCTACGTTCAGAAACGAAGACTGGAAAAACTGTCCAAAGAGGTACCAAAAGAAACAATCCGTCTTAATAAATATATTGCGAATTCCGGAATCTGCTCCCGAAGAGAAGCCGACGAACTCATCACGCAGGGACTTGTGCAGGTGAACGGAGCTGTTGTGACAGAAATGGGCTATCAGGTGCAGAAGACCGATAAAGTGATCTTCGACGGGCAGGGAATTACGCCTGAAAAACCTGTGTATGTACTGTTAAACAAACCAAAAGGTTACATTTCTACCACCAAGGACGAAAAAGCCAGAAAAACCGTAATGGATCTTGTTGCGAATGCATCGCCGTACCGCGTTTTCCCGGTGGGAAGGCTCGACCGCTCCACGACAGGCGTTATCTTGCTTACGAACGACGGCCACATGACCAAAAAGCTTACGCATCCTTCATTCAATATGAAGAAAATATACCACGTGACCTTAGACAGAAAACTCGACCGTGCAGACCTTAACGCTATTGCCGAAGGCGTGCGTCTTGAAGAAGGCGTCGCGGAAGTCGACAGCATTTCTTACATCGAAGGTAAACCAAAGAATGAAGTGGGCATCGAAATCCATATCGGCTGGAACAGGGTAGTGCGCAGAATATTTCAACGGTTAGGTTATGAAGTGGAAGCACTCGACAGAGTGATGTTTGCGGGTTTAACCAAGAAGAATATTAAACGTGGGCATTGGAGAATATTGACCGAACTGGAGGTGAACAATCTTAAAATGATGTAA
- a CDS encoding Mevalonate kinase, whose translation MLRAKYFVTLQLTINALIQPMTNPLFYAKILLFGEYGIIEDSQGLTLPYSFYKGALKFSELESEFEKKSNSSLQKYSDYLHTLDLPAKFKLDISAFKQDLAKGLFFDSNIPQGYGVGSSGALVAAIFERYSVEKYVPDSITKDELKDLKKIFGQLESYFHGKSSGIDPLICYMNLPILIENRENVDRVSIPNGEAGKGAIFLIDSGMTGETGPMVQIFFEKMKTEGFRKTLKEEFIRYNNACIDAFLKKEMTPLFRNLKNLSVWAYEHFKPMIPESIYNAWKKGLDTNAYYLKLCGSGGGGYILGFTRDYEKAEKMLAGFEKEVIYRF comes from the coding sequence TTGCTTCGTGCGAAATATTTCGTAACTTTGCAACTGACAATCAACGCCTTAATACAACCGATGACCAACCCTTTATTTTACGCGAAAATCCTGCTGTTCGGTGAATACGGAATTATTGAAGATTCCCAGGGTCTCACGCTACCTTACAGTTTCTACAAGGGCGCACTGAAATTTTCTGAGTTGGAAAGCGAATTTGAAAAAAAATCGAATTCGTCGCTTCAGAAATATTCCGATTATTTACATACACTGGATCTTCCCGCAAAATTTAAGCTCGATATCTCAGCATTTAAACAGGATCTTGCAAAAGGTTTGTTCTTCGATTCCAATATTCCGCAAGGGTACGGTGTTGGCAGTTCGGGCGCGTTGGTTGCGGCTATTTTCGAAAGATATTCGGTTGAAAAATATGTTCCTGACTCTATTACAAAGGACGAACTTAAAGACTTAAAGAAAATTTTTGGGCAGCTGGAAAGTTATTTCCATGGCAAAAGTTCGGGTATTGACCCGTTGATCTGCTACATGAACCTGCCGATTCTTATCGAAAACCGCGAAAATGTGGACCGCGTTTCAATTCCGAACGGTGAAGCGGGCAAAGGCGCAATCTTCCTTATTGATTCCGGAATGACGGGTGAAACCGGACCGATGGTACAGATTTTCTTCGAAAAAATGAAAACCGAGGGTTTCCGCAAAACGTTGAAAGAAGAATTCATCCGTTACAACAATGCGTGCATCGACGCTTTTCTGAAAAAAGAAATGACGCCGCTTTTCCGTAACCTCAAGAATCTGTCTGTGTGGGCGTATGAACATTTCAAACCGATGATCCCCGAAAGTATCTATAACGCCTGGAAAAAAGGTCTTGATACGAACGCGTACTACCTTAAACTTTGTGGAAGTGGCGGTGGCGGCTATATTCTTGGCTTCACAAGAGATTATGAGAAAGCTGAAAAAATGCTTGCAGGTTTCGAGAAGGAGGTTATTTACAGATTTTAA
- a CDS encoding 4-hydroxybenzoate polyprenyltransferase has protein sequence MKNPLFYRISQLVGFLLGARIFIAVLLTFALYVSTFFLFNQEETLRDFVFDFKVHGIIFCTVLSILAGGIINQFYDREKDQLTKPFRSRLQSFLKLKYFLYAYLTLLAVSLIISFFISPRVFGFFLIYHFFMWFYSHKLSKVLIINNLTFVSLTLYPFFGMMVYYRTFSVKVFLLAVFLFLMLLVMDIIKDILTKNADKIFGYTTIPNFFGNRITRWVVVTLCLSMMLCSVLIIGKTGVHSILHLYFAAGIAVVLITIYLLLSSHKKSNFFALNILRIWVFVGIIAMLLDGIVNMF, from the coding sequence ATGAAGAACCCACTATTTTACAGAATTTCGCAACTTGTCGGTTTCCTTTTGGGAGCACGCATCTTCATTGCTGTATTGCTGACGTTTGCGCTGTACGTTTCTACATTTTTTCTGTTCAATCAGGAAGAAACTCTGCGGGATTTTGTTTTTGATTTTAAAGTGCACGGCATTATTTTCTGCACGGTTCTCAGTATTCTGGCTGGTGGAATCATCAATCAGTTTTACGACCGTGAGAAAGATCAGCTCACAAAGCCGTTCCGCAGCAGGCTCCAAAGTTTTCTGAAACTCAAATACTTCCTTTACGCCTATCTCACGCTGCTCGCGGTTTCGCTGATCATATCGTTTTTTATCTCGCCGAGGGTTTTTGGGTTTTTTCTGATTTATCACTTTTTCATGTGGTTTTACAGTCATAAACTCAGTAAGGTTCTCATTATCAATAACCTTACGTTCGTGAGTCTCACGCTGTATCCTTTCTTCGGGATGATGGTTTATTACAGAACTTTTTCGGTGAAAGTATTTCTGCTGGCAGTTTTTCTTTTTTTAATGCTGCTGGTGATGGATATCATCAAGGATATTTTAACAAAGAATGCAGATAAAATCTTCGGCTACACAACCATTCCGAACTTTTTCGGCAACCGGATCACAAGATGGGTGGTGGTAACGCTGTGCCTGTCGATGATGTTGTGTTCGGTACTGATCATTGGTAAAACCGGCGTTCACAGTATATTGCATCTCTATTTTGCGGCGGGTATCGCTGTGGTGCTTATTACCATCTATTTGCTTTTAAGCAGTCATAAAAAATCTAATTTCTTTGCGCTTAACATTCTGCGGATCTGGGTTTTTGTGGGTATTATCGCGATGCTTCTCGACGGTATTGTAAATATGTTTTAA
- a CDS encoding Isocitrate dehydrogenase (NADP): MAPVFRTPIKILKFVFFKIKKISLMSDKSKIIYTWTDEAPMLATHSFLPIVEAFAKTADIEFSPKDISLSGRILANFPEFLSEDQKVEDALAELGKLATTPEANIIKLPNISASAPQLDAAIAELQKHGYAVPNYPGEPKNAEEESIKAKYAKVLGSAVNPVLREGNSDRRAPKAVKNYAKANPHRMGSWSADSKTKVAYMTAGDFYGTEKSVTVETEGKFKIEFYGNDGSVKELKGLSPLKAGEIIDSSVMSLAALKLFVADAIAEAKAANVLLSGHLKATMMKISDPIIFGAMVEVYFKDVFTKYADLFDELDINPNNGLQDLFDKISGNSQEAQIQADIENILANGPVVAMVNSDKGITNFHVPSDIIVDASMAALIRGGGKMWNKEGKEEDTIAMIPDRNYAGFYQAAIDDMKKNGALDPRTMGSVPNVGLMAQKAEEYGSHDKTFQVSADGKVKVSDADGNILMEQEVQKGDIFRMCQTKDAPIQDWVKLAVNRARLSSTPAIFWLDDKRAHDREMIKKVEKYLKDHNTDGLDIQILNIEDAMTLTLERIRKGLDTISVSGNVLRDYLTDLFPILELGTSAKMLSIVPLMNGGGLFETGAGGSAPKHIEQFIEEGYLRWDSLGEFMALQASLEHLAQTQNNTKAQILADALDVANEKFLAEDKSPARKLGSIDNRGSHFYLAMYWAEALANQTADFAIANKFKPVAQAMQENEAKINEELLGSQGKPQDLGGYYQVNKAKTDAAMRPSETLNQIIDSI; the protein is encoded by the coding sequence GTGGCTCCGGTGTTTCGTACTCCTATTAAAATCCTTAAATTTGTGTTCTTTAAAATTAAAAAAATATCACTGATGTCAGATAAATCCAAAATCATCTATACCTGGACCGATGAAGCGCCGATGTTGGCCACCCACTCTTTTTTACCGATCGTAGAAGCGTTTGCAAAGACGGCGGATATTGAATTTTCCCCAAAAGACATTTCACTTTCCGGTAGGATTTTAGCTAATTTCCCGGAGTTTTTAAGTGAGGATCAGAAGGTTGAAGATGCGCTGGCAGAGCTCGGTAAACTGGCTACAACGCCTGAAGCGAACATCATTAAACTTCCTAATATATCCGCCTCTGCACCACAGCTTGACGCGGCAATTGCAGAATTGCAGAAACACGGCTACGCGGTGCCGAATTACCCTGGCGAACCTAAAAATGCAGAAGAAGAAAGCATTAAAGCGAAATATGCCAAAGTGCTCGGAAGTGCTGTAAACCCGGTGCTTCGTGAAGGAAATTCTGACAGAAGAGCGCCAAAAGCGGTGAAAAATTATGCCAAAGCAAACCCTCATAGAATGGGAAGCTGGAGCGCAGATTCAAAAACAAAAGTCGCGTACATGACTGCCGGAGATTTCTACGGAACTGAAAAATCGGTAACGGTAGAAACCGAGGGTAAATTTAAAATAGAATTTTACGGAAATGACGGTTCTGTGAAAGAATTGAAGGGTCTTTCCCCCTTGAAGGCAGGTGAAATCATCGATTCTTCAGTGATGAGCCTTGCAGCGCTGAAACTTTTTGTTGCGGACGCAATTGCTGAGGCTAAAGCGGCAAACGTGCTTCTTTCAGGGCATTTGAAGGCAACGATGATGAAAATCTCTGATCCTATTATTTTCGGAGCGATGGTTGAGGTTTATTTTAAAGATGTCTTCACAAAATACGCTGATCTATTTGATGAACTCGATATCAACCCGAACAATGGCCTTCAGGATCTGTTCGATAAAATTTCGGGCAACTCCCAGGAAGCACAGATCCAAGCGGACATCGAAAACATACTTGCCAACGGCCCGGTGGTAGCGATGGTAAATTCAGATAAAGGAATTACCAATTTCCACGTGCCGTCAGATATTATCGTGGATGCGTCAATGGCTGCTTTAATTAGAGGTGGCGGCAAGATGTGGAACAAAGAAGGTAAGGAAGAAGATACAATCGCGATGATTCCGGACAGGAATTATGCCGGTTTTTATCAAGCGGCTATCGACGATATGAAGAAAAACGGAGCGTTGGATCCACGTACAATGGGATCGGTTCCGAATGTTGGTTTGATGGCGCAGAAAGCCGAAGAATATGGCTCCCATGATAAAACTTTCCAGGTTTCTGCGGACGGAAAAGTAAAAGTTTCAGATGCCGACGGAAATATTCTGATGGAGCAGGAAGTTCAGAAAGGGGATATTTTCAGAATGTGCCAGACCAAAGACGCACCTATTCAGGATTGGGTAAAACTTGCCGTGAACCGCGCGAGATTATCTTCCACACCTGCCATTTTCTGGCTTGATGACAAAAGAGCGCACGACCGCGAAATGATTAAGAAAGTTGAAAAATACCTGAAGGATCATAATACCGACGGCCTCGACATCCAGATTCTCAATATTGAGGACGCGATGACGCTGACATTAGAGAGAATAAGAAAAGGATTAGATACCATTTCGGTTTCCGGTAATGTATTGAGAGATTATTTGACCGACCTCTTCCCTATTCTTGAATTGGGTACTTCCGCAAAAATGCTGTCTATCGTTCCGTTGATGAATGGCGGCGGATTATTCGAAACAGGTGCGGGTGGTTCTGCCCCTAAGCACATTGAGCAGTTTATTGAAGAAGGTTACCTGCGTTGGGATTCACTCGGCGAATTTATGGCGCTGCAGGCTAGCTTGGAACATCTAGCACAGACACAAAATAATACAAAAGCACAGATTTTGGCTGATGCACTGGATGTAGCAAATGAAAAATTTCTAGCCGAAGACAAGTCGCCTGCAAGAAAACTGGGTTCAATTGATAACAGAGGTTCGCACTTTTATCTTGCGATGTATTGGGCAGAAGCTTTAGCTAACCAAACCGCCGACTTCGCAATCGCTAACAAGTTCAAACCTGTAGCTCAGGCTATGCAGGAGAATGAAGCAAAAATAAATGAGGAATTACTCGGTTCGCAGGGCAAGCCGCAGGATCTTGGTGGCTATTACCAGGTGAACAAGGCTAAAACTGACGCCGCGATGAGACCTTCCGAAACGCTGAATCAGATTATAGATTCAATTTAA